The Ciceribacter thiooxidans genome window below encodes:
- a CDS encoding PQQ-dependent methanol/ethanol family dehydrogenase: MRSLVLAAIAAIACASAAHAGVTEEDIAKDAETVGDVLTNGMGRGLQRFSPMETLNTKNVKNLVPAWAFSLGGEKQRGQESQPIIYDGIMYITGSYSRLYAIDTKTGKEIWQYDARLPEGILPCCDVVNRGAAIFGDNIYFGTLDARLVALNRKTGDVVWNKKIANYKEGYSYTAAPLIVNGLVITGNSGGEFGIVGEVQARDAQTGELVWTRPVIEGHMGTYKGKESTMTGTLNATWPGDLWKTGGGATWLGGSYDEDTKTLVFGAGNPAPWNSHLRNAGKPVEGNKGDNLYAASRLGIDPENGEIKWHFQTTPREGWDFDGVNEVVPFVDKDGNKRFATADRNGFFYVLNREDGKFVSAHPFVKNISWAKGIDETGRPIYNEDNRPGDAAAAANGSKGQQVFAVPSFLGGKNWMPMAYSPKTGLFYVPSNEWGMDIWNEPISYKKGAAYLGAGFTIKPLFEDHIGSLKAIDPNTGEIKWEYKNGAPLWGGTMTTAGGLVFFGTPEGDFIALDNETGEELWKFQTGSGIVGQPVTWEQDGEQYVSVISGWGGAVPLWGGEVAKKVNYLNQGGMIWTFRLPKELASLN; the protein is encoded by the coding sequence ATGAGGAGTCTCGTACTGGCCGCGATTGCGGCCATCGCCTGCGCGAGTGCCGCGCATGCCGGTGTGACGGAAGAGGATATTGCAAAGGACGCCGAAACCGTCGGCGACGTCTTGACCAACGGCATGGGTCGCGGCCTGCAGCGTTTCTCACCGATGGAGACGTTGAACACCAAAAACGTCAAGAATCTCGTGCCGGCCTGGGCGTTCTCGTTGGGCGGTGAAAAGCAGCGTGGTCAGGAAAGCCAGCCGATCATCTACGACGGCATCATGTATATTACCGGCTCCTACAGCCGCCTCTATGCAATCGACACGAAGACCGGCAAGGAAATCTGGCAATATGATGCGCGTCTTCCGGAGGGCATCTTGCCCTGTTGCGACGTGGTCAACCGCGGTGCGGCGATCTTCGGCGACAACATCTATTTCGGCACCCTTGATGCCCGTCTTGTGGCATTGAACCGCAAGACGGGTGATGTGGTCTGGAACAAGAAGATTGCGAACTACAAGGAAGGTTACAGCTATACCGCCGCACCACTGATCGTGAACGGCCTCGTCATCACAGGCAATTCCGGCGGCGAATTCGGCATTGTCGGCGAAGTGCAGGCGCGCGATGCGCAGACCGGGGAACTTGTCTGGACCCGACCGGTGATCGAGGGTCACATGGGCACCTACAAGGGCAAGGAAAGCACGATGACCGGGACGCTTAATGCGACATGGCCCGGCGACCTGTGGAAGACCGGCGGCGGCGCCACTTGGCTCGGCGGTTCCTATGACGAAGACACCAAGACGCTCGTGTTCGGCGCCGGCAATCCCGCACCCTGGAACAGCCATCTCCGCAACGCCGGCAAGCCGGTCGAGGGCAACAAGGGCGACAACCTTTATGCCGCCTCACGACTCGGCATCGATCCTGAGAATGGCGAGATCAAATGGCACTTCCAGACCACTCCGCGTGAGGGCTGGGACTTCGACGGCGTCAACGAGGTTGTGCCCTTCGTCGACAAGGACGGAAACAAGCGCTTTGCGACGGCCGACCGGAATGGCTTTTTCTACGTGCTGAACCGCGAAGACGGGAAGTTCGTCTCCGCCCATCCGTTCGTGAAGAACATCAGTTGGGCAAAAGGCATCGATGAGACGGGACGTCCGATCTATAACGAGGACAACCGGCCAGGCGACGCGGCGGCAGCTGCCAACGGCTCCAAGGGCCAGCAGGTCTTTGCCGTTCCCTCGTTCCTCGGCGGCAAGAACTGGATGCCCATGGCCTACAGTCCGAAGACCGGCTTGTTCTATGTTCCTTCCAACGAATGGGGCATGGACATCTGGAATGAGCCGATCAGCTACAAGAAGGGAGCCGCCTATCTCGGCGCAGGCTTTACCATCAAGCCGCTCTTCGAAGACCATATCGGCAGCCTGAAGGCGATCGACCCCAATACCGGCGAAATCAAGTGGGAGTACAAGAACGGGGCGCCACTTTGGGGCGGGACGATGACCACAGCCGGCGGGCTCGTCTTTTTCGGAACGCCCGAAGGCGATTTCATCGCGCTCGACAACGAGACCGGGGAGGAACTCTGGAAGTTCCAGACCGGCTCGGGGATTGTGGGACAGCCTGTGACCTGGGAACAGGACGGCGAGCAATATGTCTCGGTGATCTCCGGCTGGGGTGGCGCGGTGCCTCTCTGGGGCGGCGAGGTGGCCAAGAAGGTCAATTACCTCAATCAGGGCGGGATGATCTGGACGTTCCGCTTGCCCAAGGAGCTCGCATCGCTGAACTGA
- a CDS encoding response regulator, with the protein MPIPTVEKPVRKLKSALIVDDHPLFCDALAMTLTGPVGIPDVEAVGTLEAALARLEAGPLPDVVVLDLNLPDVNGLDGVVRLRRAVSETPIVVVSSLDEIRVVRASLKAGVNAFVPKHASREEFREAFSVIARGEIHASSMALEASSPTPSEEAVKRLALLTRQQARILQLICAGRMNKHIAYELSIAETTVKAHITAIMRKLGVQTRMQAVLFAQEASFNTMVNDI; encoded by the coding sequence ATGCCAATTCCGACCGTCGAGAAGCCCGTGCGTAAGTTGAAATCGGCGTTGATCGTTGATGATCACCCGTTGTTCTGTGACGCGCTGGCAATGACGTTGACGGGGCCCGTCGGTATCCCGGACGTGGAGGCTGTCGGGACTCTGGAGGCTGCACTGGCCCGGTTGGAGGCAGGCCCTCTGCCGGACGTCGTGGTGCTCGACCTGAACCTGCCCGATGTCAACGGCCTCGACGGAGTGGTGCGTCTCCGGCGCGCCGTGTCGGAGACGCCGATTGTCGTCGTGTCTTCGCTCGACGAGATCCGCGTGGTACGAGCCTCACTGAAAGCGGGAGTGAACGCCTTCGTGCCAAAACATGCCTCGCGCGAAGAGTTTCGCGAGGCTTTCTCGGTTATAGCACGCGGCGAAATCCATGCGAGCAGCATGGCACTCGAAGCCTCGTCGCCTACGCCGTCCGAAGAGGCAGTCAAACGCTTGGCGCTGTTAACACGCCAGCAAGCGCGGATCCTGCAACTCATTTGTGCCGGCCGAATGAACAAGCATATTGCCTACGAGCTTTCGATCGCCGAGACCACGGTAAAGGCGCACATTACCGCGATCATGCGCAAGCTTGGCGTGCAAACCCGCATGCAAGCCGTCCTGTTCGCCCAGGAGGCCAGTTTCAACACGATGGTGAACGACATCTGA